GCCGCTCGCGCCACCGTGAGCGCAAGCGACAGCGGTCCGCCCTCCTGAATGACCTGTTCGGCCTCTCCGAGCGCGCGCGACAACACGAGGGCGTCGGCCCGCTCGGACTCCGACAAGCGCGCGTTACGGCTCGACAAGGCCAGCCCGTCCGCGTCACGCACTGTGGGCACCACCTCGATCTCCACCGGCACGTTGAGATCACGACACATCGTCCGAATCGCGATCACCTGTTGCGCATCCTTCTGCCCGAAGTACGCGACATCGGGTCGTGTGAGGTGCATGAGCTTCAGCACGACGGTGAGCACCCCGTCGAAGTGCCCCGGCCGATGGCTCCCCTCGAGGACGTCGTTGATCTCGCCCGCCGACACCGTCACCACGGGCCTGCCGCCAGGGTAGACATCCTCGACGGAAGGGGCATACAGCACGTCAACGCCGAGCGGCTCGAGCAAGGCCGCGTCGGCGTCCAGGTCCCGCGGGTAGCGTTCAAGGTCGCTCGCGTCGTTGAACTGGAGCGGATTGACGAACACGGTCACCACGACGTGCTCGGCGGCCTCGCGTGCGGCACGCACCAGCGCGAGGTGCCCCTCGTGCAAGGCCCCCATCGTCATGACGACGGCCCGACGGCCGCGCTCGTCATCGTCGGCGCGAGGGGCAAGTGGGGCAAGATCGGCGGCGGTGTGAACGATACGCATGTCAGTTGTCTCCCAATGCGGCGATCACTGCCGCGTAGTCTGCAGGGCCGATCCGGCCTGCGGCGAGCGCAAGGTCTGCCGTTGACCGCGCCATCGCACGATAGGCGTCCTTCACGTCAGCATGCGCCCTGAGCGCCTCGAGGTGCGAGGCGATGGTCCCTGCGTCTCCCCTGACAACGGGTCCCGTGAGGGTCGCCGCCGTCCCTGGGGTGTCCGCGAGCGCCCCCTCAATCGACGCGTGAACGAGCGGCCCCAGCAGCCTGCCGGGATACTCAACCCCGGCGTCGGCGAGGAGCGCGGCCGCTTGAGAAACCAACGTCACCACATGATTAGCGCCGTGCACGAGCGCCGCGTGATAGAGCGCACGCGCAGCGTCGTCAAGAACAACCGGCTCGCCTCCCATCTCCACCACGAGCGCTTGAGCAATGGGCAAGAAGGCGGGCGGCGCCGTCACGGCAAAAGTGGCGCCGACCATTCGGTCGAGATCGAGGGACGTCCCCGTGAACGTCATCGCTGGGTGGATTGCGAGCGGCACAGCGCCGGCTCCAGCCGCGGCGGCGAGTGCCCCGAGACCGAGACGACCCGAGCAGTGCGCCACGAGCTGGCCACCGCGCCATGCACCCACCGCGGCGAGGCCCTCTACCAACTCGACCACGGCGTCGTCCGGCACCGCGAGAAACACCAGCTCGCAGCGGCGCACCACTTCCTCGACGTCGAGCCGGGGCACACCGGGCAGCATCGTGTCGATGCGGTTGACCGACGCTTCAGACACGCCAGAGGCGCCGACGACGAGGTGGCCGGCCAATCGCAAGGACGCGCCAAAAGACGCGCCGACCTTCCCGGCGCCCACAATGCCGACGTTCAGGCGACCGGGCTTGGAAGGGTTACTCGGAGCCGTCATCGATGAGCCCGACCTTTTGCATCCACTGTTCCGGCGTCTGCACCTTGCGCCGTGCTCGCGCCCTGCGAGCCTGAGCGGTCAGCAACTCGATCGCGTCCACTACCGCAAGGTGCTGCGCCACTGGGTTCACGACGCCCTTGGTCGAATGCACCGCGACGTCGGCCAGCCCCAGTGCCCTTTGGACGGGGCCCTGCTTGAGTGCGAGCGACTGCGTGCGCTCGTGGGGCACCACGATGAGCTCCTTCACCAACCAGCCGCGGCGAATGAACAACGCCGTGTCGGTCGCCAGTACCCCGCGGAATCGGCGTTGGAGAGGATCGAGCCACTTGGCCGACTCCGGAGTCGTGATGAAGCCGCCATCGGCACCGCTGCCAGACAGCGCGCGCGACACCGTGCTGTGCGGGTCGGGATCGCCCAGGTCGGGCAGCACCGTCCACAAGGCTTGGAGGGCATCGTCGCGCGTGCCGACAGGCAAGAGCGTTGACACCGCTTGTTGGTCGTCCTGATAACCGGCGACATTGACGACGATCTGCCACCAATCGCGCCGACGCCACAACAGGGATTGCTTGAAGTGCACAGCCTGGACGCGGCCGGGTGGGACGGTCTGCTTGCGCGTCTCGAGCAAGCCATGAGCGATCCGCACTCCGTCGGACGAGATGCCCAAGCGGAAGTTCATTCCCCTGTTGATCGAGGACAGGGAGTAAGAGATCATGCCAGCGCCTGCGGAGAGGAGGCCGATGAAACCGCCACCGAAGAAGGCGCCGACGATGTCGATGTCGGGAACAAAGACGCCGACGGCGACGATCCCTGCCATGAGCACCACCGCCGACGCTACCGCCACCACCGTCCCCCACGACAGCAGGATCGACACGAGCAGTCGCGGCACAGGAACGGTCACGAGGAGGCGCTCCTCCGCAGCGGCGATCGCCGTGCGCGCCGAGCCTGGCGCTGGGGCAACCCTGAAGTGCTCTAGCTCTTCGCGCATCGTTGTCCCACGGCGCTCGCCGTCCTGCTCGCCGTGGCGCGCGGCGACCTCGGCGCGGTAGCCAGCGGCCAAGGAGAGGATCTCGTTGCGGAGCGCCTCGGCGTCGGCAAGACGGAGGAACTGCAAGGCGATTCCGGATTGAGCGCCTCCCGCGACCTCGACAGTGATCTTGGCGAAGCCGAAAATCCTGGCGATCAGGGGCTGCACCACGTCGACGGCCTGGAGTCGGTCGAGTCGCGCCTGGCGCTGTTGGCGAAACACCATGCCCTTGCGCTGCTCGATGGCCTCGTCGGTGATGCGGAAGGTGTGGAAGTACCACGCGAGGTAGCTGAAGCCCACGGCGAGAATGACGCCGAGCACGATGGCGCCCACGAGGAACGCGATGGACAGGTGGAGTTGCCCTCCCTCGTCGCCGGACGCGGAGCCAGGCCCCTGGTTGTAGAACCAGTAACCGGCGATACCGGCGAGGACCGCCCAGCCGCCGAGTAGCGGCGAGACGGGGTGGACTCTCGTCCACTCGCGCGGCGCGGAGTACACGCGGTCAGGAGCGCTCACAGCCCCGCCAACCGCGCCTCGCCCCTCGACGTGAGGCGATCCCTCAGCCGCGCAGCATCGTCAGCGGGCACCCCATTGAGCGACGCATCGGTACCGGGCGAGGCGGTGTGCAACTGCACCGTCGCGATCCCGAACGCCCTCGCGATCGGTCCTGAGGAGACCTCGACGTACTGCATGCGGCCATACGGAACGACGGTGACCGAGCGCCACAACCGGCCTCGCTTGACCAACAGGTCGTCCTCGCGTTCTGCCCAGCCGTGCGCGAGCACCAGTCGTACACCGATCCAGGCACACCACGCGCCCAAGAGCAGCAACCCGGCCGTGAACCACCACATGCCGCTCCAGACAAGCGCGGCGAGGATGGCCGTCGCAGCGACGGCAGGCACAAAGACGATGCCGATCACGATGAGGCGGACGGGGATGAGTTGTCGAGATGCGGGGGTCCACGCGACGTCGTCGGGGCTAAACCAGGTCATGTGGCTAGTGTGCCACTCCCGCCTCCGCTGAGTCGCTGCCGTCGTCGTCGTCATCGGGGCCAATGCGGCACCAGTATTCGGCGATGACGCCCGCCACGAGCATGACGAGCCCTCCGAGCGCCGCCAGCCCTGCCGCAATCGCGGCCTCCCTGCGTGGCGTGTGGGACCAGTCGGGAAGGAGCGACGCCGCGTAGCCGCCGTACGAGCCAGCCAGGAGCGCGCCGGCGTAGGCGCAAGCCTGTCCTAGCACGGCCGTGCGCACGGCACGAGTGGGGTCCATGCGCCGACGTCCCAACTTGACTTGGCGCACGGTCCAGCCTGCGGCGAGGACGACGCCTCCGAGCACGATGCCGACGATGAGCGTGGTCCAGGGCACGAGGATGGGGGTCGCGCCTCCCCGGAGGGCAAGCATGGAGCCGCCCCAACCGAAGAGGGCCGAGATGAGGGTCGCCGAGGCGAGCACCTTCCACCGCAGTGGCCTCACAGAAGCCTGCCCTTCACTGCCCGATTCCCGTCACGACCATCGGCGGCTCATGCCGACGCGTGGCTGCTCTGCGCTGGCCAGGGATCGGCCACCAGAGCTACCGAAGCGGCGAGTCTGCGAGCGAGTTGGGCGACGGAACCCACGCCAGGCAACTGCGCATCTGGTTCCATGTGCGCCCACGGCACGACCACAAAGCCGCGCTCGTGCGCTCGAGGGTGAGGAAGTGTCAGATCGTCGGTTTCTCCCACCGCGCCGTCGAAGTCGATGATGTCGATGTCGAGCGTCCGCGGGCCATTGACCTCCGTGCGCTCGCGATCGTGCGCGATCTCCAGGCCTTGGCAGGCGCCCAAGAGCTCCCGGGGCGACATCTCCGTTTCGAGGCGCACCACGGCGTTCAGGTAGTCGGGCTGGGGCGGCCCGCCCGCCGGTGCAGACTTCACCAGCGCCGACGTTCCACGCACGGTGTTTCCAGGGATGCGGTCGAGTTCACCAACGGCCTGGCGCAGCGTCTGCTCAACGTCGCCGACGTTGCCGCCAATCGCCAGGAGGACAGGCACCGGGCGGACAGGACGCTGATCAAACTGGTCGAACACCGGGGGCTGCGAATCGAATGCCAGCGGATCGTCTGGCATCCCTGCGGAGGAGCCGATGCGCTTGTCGGCCCACAGTCCACCAGTGCGCAGGTCCCTCCGAATGGTGACCGAGACGTCTTTGAACTCCACGTGCAAGGGCGCTTGCGGCTTGTGCACGCGCACGTCCACGCAATACACGCCATCCATCTCGAGTACTGCGAGCGCGATGCGTTCTGCCACCGTCTCGATGAGTTCCGCAGGCTCGCCGCCCAGCACTTCGGCGGCACGGTCGGCGATGGTCGAGTAGTTGACCGTGCGTGCCAAGTCATCGTTGAGAGCGGCCGCGCGGGTCGACACGTGAGCAACCACGTCGGCCTTGAATACCTGGCCGGTCTCCCGTTCGCTGTCGAGCACTCCGTGATAGCCATTGACGCGAATCCCTTCAATGGCAAGGCGATCGAGTTCAACGCCGGAGCGCATGTAAGGGGTGGACATCCACGTCATGGCTTCATCGTGTCGCCTTTGTGGCCGCTTGCCAAGCGGACACGACCGCGATCGCGTCACACGCCGCGCGGGCGTCGTGCACCCTGACCGCCCACGCCCCCGTAGCGGCAGCGAGCGTCGTCACGGCCGTCGTCGCGTGTTCGCGCTGGACGGGCGACACTGCGTCGTCTTCGCCACGAGAGATCGCGGCACCCAAGAAGCGCTTTCGCGATGCGCCAATCAGGACCCTCTTTCCCGCCGACCACTCGGCCAGGTTCGCCAGGAGCGGCCAGTTGGAGTCCGCGACTTTCGCGAAGCCAAGGCCGGGGTCGAGCACGATGCGGTCTTCTGGCACTCCGGCTCGCACCAGGGCGTCGACGCGGTCGGCGAGCTCCTTCGCCACCTCGGCCACGACGTCGTCGTAACGGTCCCTCGCGTCCATGTGGGTGCTGTGCGCGCGCCAATGCATCGCCACGAAGTCGACGCTCGCGCCAGCCACCACGCCAGCCATCTCAGGGTCAGCCAACCCGCCAGAGACGTCGTTGATGAGGCAGGCGCCAGCCTCCACAGCTGCTTGCGCCGTCGACGCCCTCATGGTGTCAACGCTCACGGGGATGCCGCGGGCGACGAGCGCCTCGACGACCGGTAGCACCCGGCCTTGTTCCTCGCGAGGTTCCACGCGTTCGGCGCCTGGGCGAGTGGACTCACCTCCGACGTCGACGATGTCGGCCCCTTGTGCGGCCAACTCGAGACCGCGGGCGATCGCCGCCTCAGTGCCGTCGTAGAGCCCGCCGTCGCTGAACGAGTCAGGCGTGACGTTGAGAATGCCCATCACGAGAGTGCGGTCGGCGACCGGTAGCCGCGGCGCCTCGCTCGCCATGGGGCCTACTTCCCGACGATGAGGCTCATGGCCTCCGCGCGGGTCGCTGCGTCCCTCATGACGCCCCTCACCGCCGACGTGACCGTGCGAGAGCCCGGCTTGCGCACTCCTCGCATCGACATGCAGAGGTGCTCTGCCTCGACCACGACGATCACGCCACGGGCGCCAAGTTCCGCGACCAGGGCGTCGGCGACTTGCGTGGTGAGGCGCTCCTGAACCTGGGGCCGCTTGGCGAACACGTCCACGAGGCGCGCGATCTTGGAAAGACCAGTGATGCGCCCGTCTGGGCCAGGGATGTACGCCACGTGGGCCACCCCGTGGAAGGGCACCAAGTGGTGCTCGCACATCGAATACAACTCAATGTCTTTAACCAGGATCATCTCTTCGTGACCCAGTTCGAAGACGGTGCTGAGAACGTCGGCGGGGTCTTGACCGAGGCCCGCGAAAAACTCCTCGTAAGAGCGGGCGACCCTGGCGGGAGTGTCGCGAAGGCCGTCCCTGTCGGGGTCCTCGCCGATGGCCGCGAGAATCTCCCATACCGCCGCTTCGATGCGCGCCTTGTCGATGCTGCCGTCAGCTGGCCGCGGCGGGACATCGTCCACTGGCGTGCTTCCGTAGCTCTCGCTCATGCGACTTCTAGCCCTTCTCGGCGGCGTCGTCGGCCTTACCGTCCGCGAGCGTGTCCTTCGGTTCGGTCCGACGCGGTGCTGGCGCCTTGGCGATGCGGCGCTTGGGGGTGCGCTTGGGCGCCCATTCGCCACTGACCCACTTGGCGCGCTCGGGGGCCTTCTTGACCTTCGAGAAGATCTCTTTGAGTTCGGCCTCGTTGAGGGTCTCCTTCTCGAGGAGCTGCTCCGCAAGCGTGTCCAACAGCTTGCGGTTCGACGTGAGGGCCTTCGTGGCCTCTTCCATCGCGTGGTCCAAGAGCTTGCGAACTTCGGTGTCGACGACGGCGGCGAGTTGCTCCGAGTACTCGCGGCCGTGGCCCATGTCGCGACCAAGGAAAACCTCGCCAGAACTGCCTGCCAGGCGCACGGAGCCCACCTCGGTGGACATGCCGAACTCGGTCACCATCTGCTTGGCGATCTCGGTGGCTTGAGAGATGTCGTTGCTCGCACCCGTCGACGGGTCTCCGAAGACGACCTCTTCCGCCACGCGACCGCCCATCGCGTAGGCGAGGTTGTCGAGCAGTTGGTTGCGGGTCTTCGAGTAGCGGTCCTCGACCGGCATCACCATCGTGTAGCCCAGCGCCCTGCCGCGCGGCAGGATCGTGACCTTGGTGACGGGGTCGGTGTAGTTCATGGCGGCCGCCACGAGGGCGTGGCCGCTCTCGTGATACGCCGTCACCGACTTGTCGTGGTCATTCATCACGCGCGTGCGCTTCTGGGGACCGGCGATGACGCGGTCGATGGCCTCGTCGAGTTCGGTGTTGCCGATGGTGGTGGCGCTGCGTCTGGCCGTCAGCAGGGCCGCCTCGTTGAGCACGTTTGCCAGGTCGGCACCCGTGAAGCCTGGCGTGCGCTTGGCCACGGCGTTCAGGTCAACCTCTGGCGCCATGGGCTTGCCCTTGGCGTGTACCTCGAGCACCTTGAGCCTGCCCTTGAGGTCGGGTGCGTCGACGCCGATCTGGCGGTCGAAGCGTCCGGGGCGCAGCAGCGCTGGGTCAAGGATGTCGGGACGGTTGGTAGCGGCGATCATGATGACGTTGGTGCTGATGTCGAAGCCGTCCATCTCCACCAGCATCTGGTTGAGGGTCTGCTCGCGCTCGTCGTGCCCGCCACCAAGACCTGCACCGCGGTGACGGCCCACTGCGTCGATCTCGTCCACAAAGATGATCGCTGGGCTGTTCTTCTTGGCTTGCTCGAAGAGGTCGCGCACGCGGCTCGCGCCCACACCCACGAACATCTCCACAAAGTCGGAGCCAGAGATCGAGAAGAACGGGACGCCCGCCTCGCCTGCGACGGCCCTCGCTAGCAGGGTTTTTCCTGTGCCGGGTGCGCCGTACAAGAGCACGCCCTTGGGGATCTTGGCACCCACGGCCTGGAACTTCGCTGGGTTCTCCAGGAACTCCTGGATCTCCTTCAACTCTTCGACGGCCTCCTCTGCCCCAGCCACGTCGTCGAACTTGACCTTGGGAGTGTCGGGGGTGACCTGGGTCGCCTTCGAGCGGCCGAACTGCATGATCTTGCTTCCGCCGCCCTGCATCGAGCTCAGCAGGAACCAGATGAGGCCAAGGAACAACAGCAGGGGAAGAATGTTGAGCAGCAGCGACTGCAAGAGCGAACCGCGCGGCACCACAGAGTTGTAGCCGAGCTCTGGATTCGCGGCCTTCACCGCGGCGATGACGTCATCACCCTGGGGCTCGACGTAGAAGAACTCGATGAGCGCGCCGCCCTCAAGCTCGTAGTCGGCAAGCACCTCGGGCACCTCGTCACCCAGCGTCACTTGGACGCGCTGGTCCCCATCGGTGATCTCGATCTGGTTTGCGGAACCAGACTCGAGCACAGCGAAGCCCTCGCTCGTCTCGATCTTCGTCACCGGCGTGCGCGTGGCAGCGGAGAACGCAAAGACGGCGATCGAAATCACCGCGAGGGCAAGGAACAGGTACGACCAGCGCAGTCTTCTCATGGTGAGCACGACTTTACGCGAGTCGAGGCTACGGGTGACCAGGTTTCGCGCTCAGCGGGACGCGGGCCGCCAGCGACCTGACTAGACACTGCGAACCGTCTTGACGTTCAGCCCCGACCGCCCACCCCCCAGACACTGCGAACCGTTCCAACCTTCTGTCCCGACTGCCAACCCTCCGCCACTGCTAATCGGCCCGGCCTCCTGTCCCTACCACCGCCCCCTCCCGGACACGGCGAACAGTTCTGACCGGGCATCGCCGTGGCACGCCGTTCCTGGAGCAACCGTTCCGCGTGTCGGGCCCGAGCACGGTCAGAACTGTTCACCGCTGGCGACCCTGAATGGCGGCGTGCGCCGAACGAGCCCCGAGAACAGCGCCCACGTCCTCCACCACTCGGCTGCCAGACGGAAGCACATCCGAGTACGTGAACCTCAACACTCGGAGTCCCCACGCGTTCAACGCCCGGTCGCGGCGCCTGTCTGCCGCGAACGCCTCTCGGTCTCGGTGATGCTCCCTGCCATCGAGTTCCACCACCAACGAGTTCTCCACCAACAAGTCGACTCGGCCCACGCCTGGGATCGGGACCTGAGTGTCGACCAGATACCCGGCGTCGGTCAGGGCCCATCTCGCCACCGTCTCCAGGAGCGACTCGGCGCGTGGGTCGCAGTGACGAGCCAACCACAGCCCTCTTTCAGTAGCGCTTGGCCTCGAGAAACACAGGTCTTTCAGGGAAATCAGATTCATTCGCAACGCACCATCCACGGCGATGAGGTGATCAAGTGGCCCCAGGCAGCCGGATGCAATCTGTATCGCCGTCGCGACGCCCGTGGGACCGGCGCCGCGGCGATGTGCCCCTCCACTCGCGTCAGACAGCAGCACCGACCGGTGGATCACCACGTCGCGCAGCGCCTCCGAGGCTATGGCCCGGTGAAGATCGACTCCCAAGCCCACGTGAATTCGGTCGGGATCCTCGCGCAGCGGCACCTTCAGGTGACGCAGCGCCGACACGCAGGTCAGTCGCCCGCCCAGCGCAGCCACGGCAATGGCATCTCGAGATGCCCCTTGCACGGCGACCACTCCGCGCGCAGGACGCTCCACCGCTCCGCGATTGACCGCACGCTGGAGCGATGACGGCGCGAAGCCGAGCTCGACAAGTGTCTTCCAGCGCACGGCGCCACCGCGCTCGACCAACGCGCTCTCAAGATCCCCCATTCCTACTGCGCCCGCCATGGC
The Demequina sp. TMPB413 DNA segment above includes these coding regions:
- a CDS encoding DUF3180 domain-containing protein gives rise to the protein MRPLRWKVLASATLISALFGWGGSMLALRGGATPILVPWTTLIVGIVLGGVVLAAGWTVRQVKLGRRRMDPTRAVRTAVLGQACAYAGALLAGSYGGYAASLLPDWSHTPRREAAIAAGLAALGGLVMLVAGVIAEYWCRIGPDDDDDGSDSAEAGVAH
- the folE gene encoding GTP cyclohydrolase I FolE, with protein sequence MSESYGSTPVDDVPPRPADGSIDKARIEAAVWEILAAIGEDPDRDGLRDTPARVARSYEEFFAGLGQDPADVLSTVFELGHEEMILVKDIELYSMCEHHLVPFHGVAHVAYIPGPDGRITGLSKIARLVDVFAKRPQVQERLTTQVADALVAELGARGVIVVVEAEHLCMSMRGVRKPGSRTVTSAVRGVMRDAATRAEAMSLIVGK
- the folP gene encoding dihydropteroate synthase; translated protein: MASEAPRLPVADRTLVMGILNVTPDSFSDGGLYDGTEAAIARGLELAAQGADIVDVGGESTRPGAERVEPREEQGRVLPVVEALVARGIPVSVDTMRASTAQAAVEAGACLINDVSGGLADPEMAGVVAGASVDFVAMHWRAHSTHMDARDRYDDVVAEVAKELADRVDALVRAGVPEDRIVLDPGLGFAKVADSNWPLLANLAEWSAGKRVLIGASRKRFLGAAISRGEDDAVSPVQREHATTAVTTLAAATGAWAVRVHDARAACDAIAVVSAWQAATKATR
- the panC gene encoding pantoate--beta-alanine ligase — translated: MRIVHTAADLAPLAPRADDDERGRRAVVMTMGALHEGHLALVRAAREAAEHVVVTVFVNPLQFNDASDLERYPRDLDADAALLEPLGVDVLYAPSVEDVYPGGRPVVTVSAGEINDVLEGSHRPGHFDGVLTVVLKLMHLTRPDVAYFGQKDAQQVIAIRTMCRDLNVPVEIEVVPTVRDADGLALSSRNARLSESERADALVLSRALGEAEQVIQEGGPLSLALTVARAALAEVPDVVPDYVAAMDPASARVVEGDYRGEVVIAVAAHVGETRLIDNVMTRVGPREGAAEA
- a CDS encoding endonuclease domain-containing protein, with product MAGAVGMGDLESALVERGGAVRWKTLVELGFAPSSLQRAVNRGAVERPARGVVAVQGASRDAIAVAALGGRLTCVSALRHLKVPLREDPDRIHVGLGVDLHRAIASEALRDVVIHRSVLLSDASGGAHRRGAGPTGVATAIQIASGCLGPLDHLIAVDGALRMNLISLKDLCFSRPSATERGLWLARHCDPRAESLLETVARWALTDAGYLVDTQVPIPGVGRVDLLVENSLVVELDGREHHRDREAFAADRRRDRALNAWGLRVLRFTYSDVLPSGSRVVEDVGAVLGARSAHAAIQGRQR
- a CDS encoding PH domain-containing protein, which translates into the protein MSAPDRVYSAPREWTRVHPVSPLLGGWAVLAGIAGYWFYNQGPGSASGDEGGQLHLSIAFLVGAIVLGVILAVGFSYLAWYFHTFRITDEAIEQRKGMVFRQQRQARLDRLQAVDVVQPLIARIFGFAKITVEVAGGAQSGIALQFLRLADAEALRNEILSLAAGYRAEVAARHGEQDGERRGTTMREELEHFRVAPAPGSARTAIAAAEERLLVTVPVPRLLVSILLSWGTVVAVASAVVLMAGIVAVGVFVPDIDIVGAFFGGGFIGLLSAGAGMISYSLSSINRGMNFRLGISSDGVRIAHGLLETRKQTVPPGRVQAVHFKQSLLWRRRDWWQIVVNVAGYQDDQQAVSTLLPVGTRDDALQALWTVLPDLGDPDPHSTVSRALSGSGADGGFITTPESAKWLDPLQRRFRGVLATDTALFIRRGWLVKELIVVPHERTQSLALKQGPVQRALGLADVAVHSTKGVVNPVAQHLAVVDAIELLTAQARRARARRKVQTPEQWMQKVGLIDDGSE
- a CDS encoding PH domain-containing protein — translated: MTWFSPDDVAWTPASRQLIPVRLIVIGIVFVPAVAATAILAALVWSGMWWFTAGLLLLGAWCAWIGVRLVLAHGWAEREDDLLVKRGRLWRSVTVVPYGRMQYVEVSSGPIARAFGIATVQLHTASPGTDASLNGVPADDAARLRDRLTSRGEARLAGL
- the folK gene encoding 2-amino-4-hydroxy-6-hydroxymethyldihydropteridine diphosphokinase; translation: MTWMSTPYMRSGVELDRLAIEGIRVNGYHGVLDSERETGQVFKADVVAHVSTRAAALNDDLARTVNYSTIADRAAEVLGGEPAELIETVAERIALAVLEMDGVYCVDVRVHKPQAPLHVEFKDVSVTIRRDLRTGGLWADKRIGSSAGMPDDPLAFDSQPPVFDQFDQRPVRPVPVLLAIGGNVGDVEQTLRQAVGELDRIPGNTVRGTSALVKSAPAGGPPQPDYLNAVVRLETEMSPRELLGACQGLEIAHDRERTEVNGPRTLDIDIIDFDGAVGETDDLTLPHPRAHERGFVVVPWAHMEPDAQLPGVGSVAQLARRLAASVALVADPWPAQSSHASA
- the ftsH gene encoding ATP-dependent zinc metalloprotease FtsH yields the protein MRRLRWSYLFLALAVISIAVFAFSAATRTPVTKIETSEGFAVLESGSANQIEITDGDQRVQVTLGDEVPEVLADYELEGGALIEFFYVEPQGDDVIAAVKAANPELGYNSVVPRGSLLQSLLLNILPLLLFLGLIWFLLSSMQGGGSKIMQFGRSKATQVTPDTPKVKFDDVAGAEEAVEELKEIQEFLENPAKFQAVGAKIPKGVLLYGAPGTGKTLLARAVAGEAGVPFFSISGSDFVEMFVGVGASRVRDLFEQAKKNSPAIIFVDEIDAVGRHRGAGLGGGHDEREQTLNQMLVEMDGFDISTNVIMIAATNRPDILDPALLRPGRFDRQIGVDAPDLKGRLKVLEVHAKGKPMAPEVDLNAVAKRTPGFTGADLANVLNEAALLTARRSATTIGNTELDEAIDRVIAGPQKRTRVMNDHDKSVTAYHESGHALVAAAMNYTDPVTKVTILPRGRALGYTMVMPVEDRYSKTRNQLLDNLAYAMGGRVAEEVVFGDPSTGASNDISQATEIAKQMVTEFGMSTEVGSVRLAGSSGEVFLGRDMGHGREYSEQLAAVVDTEVRKLLDHAMEEATKALTSNRKLLDTLAEQLLEKETLNEAELKEIFSKVKKAPERAKWVSGEWAPKRTPKRRIAKAPAPRRTEPKDTLADGKADDAAEKG
- a CDS encoding Rossmann-like and DUF2520 domain-containing protein, which codes for MTAPSNPSKPGRLNVGIVGAGKVGASFGASLRLAGHLVVGASGVSEASVNRIDTMLPGVPRLDVEEVVRRCELVFLAVPDDAVVELVEGLAAVGAWRGGQLVAHCSGRLGLGALAAAAGAGAVPLAIHPAMTFTGTSLDLDRMVGATFAVTAPPAFLPIAQALVVEMGGEPVVLDDAARALYHAALVHGANHVVTLVSQAAALLADAGVEYPGRLLGPLVHASIEGALADTPGTAATLTGPVVRGDAGTIASHLEALRAHADVKDAYRAMARSTADLALAAGRIGPADYAAVIAALGDN